AACAGCGGGATCCTCTGCCGCTCCATTCGCCCAACCCCCCAGGCGAAGATCCCGAAATAGAGTGCAAGATAAGAGGAAAGGAGCAGAAGGATCATCAGACTGAAGACACGCGGCAAATCCCCGTAGCGTTCCATCGTCACCGTCAGCCAGTAGATCGTCCCAAGATAGAAGACCAGTCCCGCAATAAATCCGCTAAAAAAGGAGGAGTTTTTCCGGTCGCAACGAGTTACGGCATACAAAATCGGAATCAGCGCAACGAAGGCCAGACCGGAGAGAGAGAACCGCGGGAAAGAGAGGGTCAGAAGAATTCCTGAAATGAGGGCCAGATACGCATCCGGGGAGGAGATCTTATCGTAGAAGGAACGTATCATGGAATGGATATGATTCGCTTATGAAAACAAGAGGTTGAGGAAATCCGGAACGAAGAATGATTTCACCATAGCAAATCCGCCTCTTCCTGTCAATTGATTGAGACGCTTTATTTTGACGACCGGGAAGATAAAACGTATAATAAGAAGTAGCGAAACAGGATCAAAATAGGGAGAAATGATCATGACAGGGAAACATCATTTCATCTACACAGGTCTGATCACTTTCATTTTTTTCCTGCTGTTTTCCGCCACACCCGTATTCGGAACCAACCTGGAAGAACTTTCAAACAATGCGGATGTCATCCTCTTCGGCCGGGTCGTCAAGGTAGAGTGCCGGTGGGCGAAATCGAGTATGAACATTCTGAGCCGGGCGCAATTCAGGGTAAAGATCTGCGTTAAAGGGAAGTATGCAGCAGGGGATCACGTCGAAATTGAGACCTATGGTGGTGTCATTCGCGGGATGAAACAGAAGATACCGAACTGCGCTGCCTTCCGGCCGGGAGAATACGCACTGGTCTTTCTCAAAGGAGGGCAAGGCGATGTCTTCTATGTCACGAACGGGAAAGAGGGGAAGATCTCCTTCGCCCGGAAAAAGGGAATGAAATCGGTGGCCGAAAGAAAAAAGCTGAACCGGATAATCCGGAACATTCAACTGGCATTGAAGTAACAAGGGACATGCCACGACGAGATAGAATTTTCTTCATGAATCCCGACCAACAAGAGAGAAAAAAACAGGGCCGGAGGGAAAACCCCTCCGGCCTTTTACTTTACCCCTGTAGCGGAAAGAACCGGACTCCTTCCGACGGCGGAGCAACGCTTTATTGCTCGGTGATCACAAATTTGATTCGCCGGTTCCGCTTCCGGCCTTCGTCGCTTTTGTTATCGGCAATCGGCTTGCTCTCCCCAAAACCGACAGACTCTATCCGGCCCGGATCAATCTTGTAATGCTGTTCCAGATAGGCCTTCACGGAATCAGCCCTTTTCTCCGAAAGTTTTTGATTATAAACCTCTGAACCGATGCTGTCCGTATAGCCCTCAACACGAACCTTGATGGATGGAAACCGTTCCATCAACTTGCCGGCTTCCTGCAGGGTCGGTTCCGACGAGGGCCGGATCGTGGCCTGATCGAAATCAAAGGTAATCCCTTCCAGGGTAAAGCTCGGTTTCTCCGTCACAGGTGGAGGCGGCGGAGGCGGTGGAGGCGTCGCCGGTTTGGGCGGGCATTTCCGTTTCACCAACCTTTTCGTATTTCGAACCAGTTCATCCGCAGACGGGATATACTTTTTTGCATTTCTCCAGTCTTGCTCACTGATTTCATGTTCGACATGCGCCAGTGTCGCTTCGGTTTTTGCATACGCCTGCGGGGCACACTCCTTTGCGTTGTGCGGAAGTTTATTGAACAACCTCAGCGTATTGTCATAGTCCCCCTGGATGGCCTGCTTCGTCGCCATCGAGGTGCAGCCGAAGAAAAACAGAGAAAGACCGAGCACAAGCAAGCACAATCGTTTCTCAACTCTCATTACAGTCCCCCTTCTTATTTAGATTTTTGCAGAGCCTTTTCCGCCATCGCCCGCGCCTTGTCACCAAAGACCTTTGCACTCCCGTCATCCGACTCGGATAATTCTTCTCTCGCAACATTGAGATGTTCCACGGCGCTGTAATAATCATAGGCGGCCTTCTTCCGCGCCCCGGCGGCCTGTGCTTGCTGAATCAGTTCCTCAACCGCGTGAATATCCTTTGGAGTATACACTGCACAACCACCCGTCAGCAGAGCAGCCAACAAAAAAACGGACAATCCCGACCATCGCTTCATTCCCTTCACCCCCTTCCAGGAAACAATAATATAATCATTAAAGAAAACCGGGAAAACAGACCGGATCTGACTACTGATACTATCTTTTCATCATGGTTTGTCAAGCAAATTTGACGAACTCCCTTCAGGCCCATCAAAAAAATCTTGCAATCGTCCGGAGGGTCTGCTATAAACCCGACGTTTGATTTACAAAAGGACGATATCCCTCATGCAAGCTTCCGAAGAAGAAAAAGAGCTGCACCGACTTATCCGTGAGGCGCTCAAAGACGGCCGTCTATCCTGTGCCGAGGCTTTCCGGATCGCAGGCGAACGGAACATCTCCCTTCAGAGAGTCGGTGAGGCCTGCAATCAACTCGGCATCAAGATCAATCATTGCCGCTTGGGATGTTTTCCATGACTTTCAGCTTGACAATTATATAGAAATAAATATAATAGTTTTAGTATTGTTTTAGAAAAACCGCCTTTAATTTTTTCAGGGAGCAATGTGATGCGTGAACTCGTAGAAAAAGCCCTCGACAAAATCCGCCCTTCCCTGCAGCGGGACGGCGGGAATGTTGAGCTTGTGGAAGTGGTAGA
This is a stretch of genomic DNA from Deltaproteobacteria bacterium. It encodes these proteins:
- a CDS encoding OmpA family protein, yielding MRVEKRLCLLVLGLSLFFFGCTSMATKQAIQGDYDNTLRLFNKLPHNAKECAPQAYAKTEATLAHVEHEISEQDWRNAKKYIPSADELVRNTKRLVKRKCPPKPATPPPPPPPPPVTEKPSFTLEGITFDFDQATIRPSSEPTLQEAGKLMERFPSIKVRVEGYTDSIGSEVYNQKLSEKRADSVKAYLEQHYKIDPGRIESVGFGESKPIADNKSDEGRKRNRRIKFVITEQ
- a CDS encoding DUF4398 domain-containing protein; the encoded protein is MKRWSGLSVFLLAALLTGGCAVYTPKDIHAVEELIQQAQAAGARKKAAYDYYSAVEHLNVAREELSESDDGSAKVFGDKARAMAEKALQKSK